In one Grus americana isolate bGruAme1 chromosome 1, bGruAme1.mat, whole genome shotgun sequence genomic region, the following are encoded:
- the LOC129201940 gene encoding uncharacterized protein LOC129201940 isoform X1 has protein sequence MFGNRAARQRALARVKNVPRVRDGEGPSVLGTAFVLVPPRLGRRDAPVRQPLDLAARRRSGRRALPHRIPLRGGTGVPGRTGGQGRAALVPCGSGSPGLAALTSCLVGVFEGEGTRLLPQLRSSHVRTRRIKLFSSRLVFQLGSLAPQLQLRDDFHPNLLCRLRKALCGRLHPGRTLSPCHGSAEPPRRPQTFPGMPRAAGRRLPRRHGSGTDLLTPVQPSSGCQNSHLPGENIHNCINGDVRFLVLFAQQDRTEFSSKLFNILNQLTDIFGNLFTL, from the exons ATGTTTGGTAACAGAGCGGCGCGGCAGAGAGCTCTGGCTCGGGTGAAAAATGTTCCCCGTGTGCGTGACGGGGAGGGACCGAGTGTGCTGGGGACAGCGTTTGTGCTGGTTCCTCCTCGCCTGGGCCGGCGGGATGCTCCGGTTCGGCAGCCGCTTGACTTGGCAGCGAGGAGGCGGTCGGGCAGGCGAGCGCTGCCCCATCGCATCCCCCTGCGGGGCGGCACGGGGGTGCCAGGCCGGACGGGAGGGCAGGGCCGAGCTGCCCTCGTCCCGTGCGGATCCGGTTCCCCAggcctggcagccctgacctcctgCCTGGTCGGTGTTTTCGAAG gTGAAGGCACGCGGCTGCTGCCTCAGCTACGCTCTTCCCACGTACGGACGCGACGAATCAAGCTCTTTTCCAGCCGCCTCGTGTTTCAGCTCGGCAGTTTGGCTCCCCAGCTCCAACTCCGAGACGATTTCCATCCCAACTTGCTCTGCAGGCTTCGCAAAGCCCTTTGCGGGCGTCTCCACCCGGGACGGACGCTCTCGCCCTGCCATGGCTCGGCAgagccgccccgccgcccccagaCCTTCCCGGGCATGCCGAGAGCCGCAGGACGGCGACTTCCCCGGCGGCACGGATCCGGCACGGATCTCCTAACGCCGGTACAGCCCAGCAGCGGGTGTCAGAACAGTCATCTGCCTGGGGAAAATATACACAACTGCATCAACGGTGACGTCAGATTCCTGGTGCTCTTCGCCCAGCAGGATCGGACAGAGTTTAGTTCAaaactatttaatattttaaatcaattaaCAGATATATTTGGAAATCTATTCACTTTGTAA
- the LOC129201940 gene encoding uncharacterized protein LOC129201940 isoform X2 — MASAGMLRANLFLGRIISMHVGEGTRLLPQLRSSHVRTRRIKLFSSRLVFQLGSLAPQLQLRDDFHPNLLCRLRKALCGRLHPGRTLSPCHGSAEPPRRPQTFPGMPRAAGRRLPRRHGSGTDLLTPVQPSSGCQNSHLPGENIHNCINGDVRFLVLFAQQDRTEFSSKLFNILNQLTDIFGNLFTL; from the exons ATGGCTTCGGCCGGGATGTTGAGAGCCAACCTGTTTCTGGGCAGGATCATTTCAATGCATGTGG gTGAAGGCACGCGGCTGCTGCCTCAGCTACGCTCTTCCCACGTACGGACGCGACGAATCAAGCTCTTTTCCAGCCGCCTCGTGTTTCAGCTCGGCAGTTTGGCTCCCCAGCTCCAACTCCGAGACGATTTCCATCCCAACTTGCTCTGCAGGCTTCGCAAAGCCCTTTGCGGGCGTCTCCACCCGGGACGGACGCTCTCGCCCTGCCATGGCTCGGCAgagccgccccgccgcccccagaCCTTCCCGGGCATGCCGAGAGCCGCAGGACGGCGACTTCCCCGGCGGCACGGATCCGGCACGGATCTCCTAACGCCGGTACAGCCCAGCAGCGGGTGTCAGAACAGTCATCTGCCTGGGGAAAATATACACAACTGCATCAACGGTGACGTCAGATTCCTGGTGCTCTTCGCCCAGCAGGATCGGACAGAGTTTAGTTCAaaactatttaatattttaaatcaattaaCAGATATATTTGGAAATCTATTCACTTTGTAA